The uncultured Sunxiuqinia sp. genome has a segment encoding these proteins:
- a CDS encoding M3 family metallopeptidase, which translates to MKHKTNNSKTLFIAFILMGMALSAIAQRAPYAGQDTTVYGGKIWRDTIPQSEIKPFENLTKEGVDVLSADFTALCSSENANPDSITAWVENILDYYAKTETNLKYYGYLNSTDVTNTSVANLVIQSIDLCNYAKAKGLGTIGAALSTKYQPVVWNALGEELQNSFLSAIQQTPTQLALRSQESQLLARYNAASVQKIEVDIVGQTVSFSNLDSLGLDSEARTEAYLALWQEKNRILGTIYLDLVNVRRQIAEASSVEYSNFLQYAYKEGQGRNYSPEELKVVHNFVQQYFTPFYEELKGIHSHENEFEDALIAKSPEDMMQKLAGVMDNTRELNLSEFKPAYDYMIKYGLYDIAGGNTREKIGYCTNFVYYNASAIFLNFSIYPDYADLFHEFGHYLDGYGKTRENALYGTSNSDLTEVPSMSFEGLALRSELSTFNDQATVSGIEAIKVASIIIGDVLHQTLFDAFEQELYTQTELSLESLNTIYKHLYGLFYGTEVANRNTGVEYKWVDMGHLFHHPNYTISYTMSALPALNIWFKSKDDFASAKQTYRTLLNNIQHADYQAAMDSAGMLTPLDEQLYIDLAGKVEDMLENSPYRRTITATAGIGGTIYPTGTIRAQEGQSVKIKLKPDEGNTIASIVIDGDSIAIRDSLYLHTKYDRNIAVTFKQVQTGIGDKSTSEVQLYPNPAADWVTIKSPDDKAEHYKLYNSFGQVLLSRPIVSKETKIDVSGYPNGIYVVEVEERKIKLIVNDR; encoded by the coding sequence ATGAAACACAAAACAAACAACTCCAAAACTTTATTCATAGCCTTCATCCTGATGGGTATGGCATTATCGGCAATAGCACAACGTGCACCTTACGCCGGACAAGATACCACCGTGTATGGCGGTAAAATATGGCGTGATACCATACCCCAGTCGGAGATAAAACCTTTTGAAAACTTAACGAAGGAAGGCGTGGATGTGCTCTCCGCTGATTTTACCGCCTTGTGTTCCTCCGAAAATGCTAATCCCGATAGCATTACAGCCTGGGTTGAAAACATATTAGACTATTATGCTAAAACTGAGACTAATTTAAAATACTATGGATATCTTAATTCGACAGATGTGACCAACACAAGTGTTGCTAACCTCGTTATTCAATCAATTGATTTGTGTAATTACGCTAAAGCAAAGGGGCTTGGTACAATCGGAGCAGCTCTGTCCACAAAATATCAGCCAGTGGTTTGGAATGCCTTAGGAGAAGAGTTGCAAAATTCATTTTTAAGCGCCATCCAACAAACCCCAACTCAACTAGCACTTCGATCCCAGGAGAGTCAGTTATTAGCCCGATACAATGCAGCCTCAGTACAGAAAATTGAGGTAGACATAGTCGGGCAGACAGTCAGTTTTTCTAATTTAGACTCGCTCGGACTTGATAGCGAGGCACGGACAGAGGCCTACCTGGCCCTTTGGCAAGAAAAAAATCGAATTTTAGGCACAATTTATCTTGATTTGGTTAATGTCCGCAGGCAAATAGCTGAAGCATCATCAGTGGAGTATAGCAACTTTTTACAATATGCTTATAAAGAAGGTCAAGGACGAAACTATTCTCCCGAAGAACTAAAGGTTGTTCATAATTTTGTACAGCAATATTTCACTCCGTTTTATGAAGAACTAAAAGGCATACACAGCCATGAAAACGAGTTTGAAGATGCATTGATTGCTAAATCGCCTGAAGATATGATGCAAAAACTTGCCGGGGTGATGGACAATACAAGGGAGCTTAATCTGTCGGAGTTCAAGCCTGCCTACGATTATATGATAAAATATGGGCTTTACGATATTGCTGGAGGAAATACAAGAGAAAAAATCGGGTACTGTACAAATTTCGTTTACTATAATGCCTCCGCTATCTTTCTAAATTTCAGCATTTACCCCGATTATGCGGATTTATTTCACGAGTTTGGACATTATTTAGATGGATATGGAAAGACACGTGAAAACGCTTTGTATGGAACCTCTAATTCTGACCTGACAGAAGTTCCTTCGATGTCTTTTGAAGGCCTTGCGCTGAGATCTGAACTCTCCACTTTTAACGACCAGGCTACAGTCAGTGGAATTGAGGCTATAAAGGTCGCATCAATCATTATTGGAGATGTGTTACATCAAACACTTTTTGATGCTTTTGAGCAGGAGCTCTATACGCAAACAGAGCTTTCGCTGGAGAGTCTGAATACCATTTACAAGCACCTGTACGGTTTGTTTTATGGAACAGAGGTAGCAAATAGAAATACCGGCGTAGAATATAAATGGGTGGATATGGGCCATCTCTTTCACCACCCGAATTATACCATCTCATACACCATGAGCGCATTGCCTGCACTCAATATTTGGTTTAAAAGTAAAGATGACTTTGCCTCAGCTAAGCAAACTTACAGAACCTTGCTCAATAATATTCAACATGCAGATTATCAGGCTGCCATGGATTCAGCCGGGATGCTTACGCCTTTGGATGAGCAACTGTACATTGATCTTGCCGGTAAAGTGGAAGATATGCTGGAAAATAGTCCCTACCGGCGAACCATTACTGCTACTGCCGGCATTGGAGGCACCATCTACCCTACTGGCACTATCCGCGCACAAGAGGGACAATCAGTGAAAATTAAGTTAAAACCTGATGAAGGGAATACAATTGCAAGCATTGTTATTGACGGCGATAGTATCGCTATAAGAGACAGTCTGTACCTCCACACGAAATACGACAGAAATATAGCTGTCACTTTCAAGCAAGTGCAAACCGGAATCGGGGATAAATCAACTTCAGAAGTGCAGCTCTATCCCAACCCCGCTGCTGACTGGGTGACGATAAAATCCCCCGATGACAAAGCCGAACACTATAAGCTATACAACAGTTTTGGACAGGTATTATTGAGCCGACCAATAGTTTCCAAAGAGACAAAAATTGATGTCAGTGGGTATCCGAACGGGATTTATGTTGTTGAAGTGGAAGAACGGAAAATTAAGTTAATTGTTAATGATCGTTGA